One genomic region from Myxocyprinus asiaticus isolate MX2 ecotype Aquarium Trade chromosome 27, UBuf_Myxa_2, whole genome shotgun sequence encodes:
- the LOC127417715 gene encoding PDZ domain-containing protein 11-like encodes MVRSRSCCSKNMDQKITYDDYQLPVVFLPSYENPPAWIPAQERIHNPDYNNELTQFLPRTVVLKKPPGAQLGFNIRGGKASQLGIFISKVVPDSDAHRAGLQEGDQVLSVNDVDFQDIEHSRAVEILKTAREILMNVHYFPYNYQRQKERTVH; translated from the exons ATGGTTCGTTCGAGGAGTTGTTG CTCTAAAAACATGGACCAAAAGATTACATATGATGACTATCAACTGCCAGTAGTCTTTCTTCCGTCCTATGAAAACCCACCTGCGTGGATCCCTGCACAGGAG AGGATACATAACCCTGACTATAACAACGAGCTCACTCAGTTCCTGCCTCGCACTGTAGTCTTAAAAAAGCCTCCTGGTGCACAACTGGGCTTCAATATCCGTGGTGGAAAGGCCTCACAGCTTGGTATATTTATTTCTAAG GTGGTGCCAGATTCTGATGCTCATCGGGCCGGGCTTCAAGAGGGTGATCAGGTGCTTTCTGTCAATGATGTGGATTTTCAAGACATAGAACATTCAAGG GCTGTGGAGATTCTAAAGACAGCAAGAGAGATTTTAATGAATGTTCACTACTTCCCTTATA ATTACCAGAGGCAGAAGGAGAGGActgtccactag